ACAAGGAGGCGACTCGCAGGCCAGCTGTACGTCCAAtctgtggggtgagtgtggcgAATTTGAGCAGCAGCAGTCCCAAAATGAAGGCTAAATTCTTGTTTTGCTTGTCATGACACTTGCCTATGCGTCTTTTGCATAGATTGCATAAATAATTAACATCGATTTTTTTTTCAACGACCTGCGTAGCCAGGATCCACCAATCGCAATTCAGCAATCACGCAAATATTACACTTTATTTAACGACAAAACAATCAACTGAAGTCATAATTCTTGACCCACTACTCAATCAATGAATAATACATTCAGACGGGGTCTTAACCACATATTGTTAAGCTACATATCCTATTATCCTCccgccctaaccctaaacccaatACTGTCAACTAGCGTAGCGTTTAATGCAAGCTTCTGTGTTTATCCCCAGTTTTTAGCTTGTTGCGATCTCTATACCACTCAAGATGGCTGCCCCCGTCAACATCCAGAACCCCAGTAAGAGCTGGGAGCTGAGCCTGTACGAGCTGCACAGGAGTCCTCAGGTATGAGAATGACTCATTACTGGAAATGGCAAATGGCCCTAATTTGTTCCTCACAGCCATCCAATGTCAAGGTCATACATGATACATGTCATTGCCAAGACAGTGTTATGGAGGAGAGTAGACAAGCAAAATTAAACCCATCGGTATCTGTAAGATGCCCATGTGTCTCCAGGAATGTTTCTGACTGGAACGTAtgtcccccaacccccccacctgtAGGAGGCGATCATGGACGGCACAGAGATCGCGGTGTCTCCACGCTCCCTCCACAGTGAGCTGATGTGTCCCATCTGTCTGGACATGCTGAAGAACACCATGACGACCAAGGAGTGTCTTCACCGCTTCTGCTCCGACTGCATCGTCACCGCGCTCCGATCAGGGTCAGCAcgctcgcgcgcacacacacacacacaatcacacaaactaacatgctcacagacacacacacacacacatgctcatgcacacaaactgacatgctcacagacacacacacacacacacacacacacacatgctcatgcacacaaactgacaggctcacgcacatgctcacacacacacgctgacgcacacaaactgacacacacacacacagtcaagtgtGACAGCCACACATTCAAGCACATGGGAAAATGCCATAAACGAAAGGACTCTAAAATGGCATAtcgtaacacgcacacacacacaatcaaccccccctcgttccctcctccctccttcacccagaAACAAGGAGTGCCCCACCTGCAGGAAGAAGCTGGTCTCCAGACGTTCCCTGAGGCGGGACTCCAACTTCGACGCCCTCATCTCCAAGATCTACCCGAGTCGGGACGAGTACGAGGCCCACCAGGACCGGGTTCTGGAGAGGCTGAGCCGGCTCCACAACAAGCAGGccctcagctcctccatcgAGGAGGGGCTGCGCATGCAGGCCATACAcaggtacgggggggggggggggcggagctcagtggtagagcgttagactgcagatcaagatttcagaggttcaaatcctccccctcgtacatcgctttggattaaggcgtctgctaaatgaatacgttattagggttagggagggGGAGTTGTGGGAATCTGGAGAAGTTATATTGGAGCTTTTCTGAAAATTGTTTTTGCTgccccatcctccatctctcttcctgtctccccctctcctctcctccttctctgttccagtatcccccacctctcctccagttttccctctcctctgtccccctctccatccgtcTCTTCCTCTATCACCTTCTCCTCAAtcgccttctcctccatctatggaaagtgctcagtggtGCATTGACGCTCGAAAAAAACGATTTGGTTCTGCACAGTAGAGTGACTCGCTTGCTACTTTCCCCATTTCGGATTTGTTTCAAACATAGCATATTCAGCAAACAATATTCTACGAAAAAGATAGTATTTTGAGGCAGGTTCTATAACAGAATCTTTGGGGGGGGGAATAGTTTTGGATATTATGATTGAAGTGAATCACCAGAGCAAGCCAGTTGCCAAAACGGAAGTACAATACCTCCAAGATCCACCTGAGcctttgcttcaagccgaggaaCTGGGGGGGGCTTGCTatcctctatccccctctcctccatctctcttcctcaatCCGCCTCTCCCCACCATCTAACTCttcctttctgcctctctcccccaccaagGGCTCAGCGAGTGCGTAAACCGGCCCAGGAGAGCGACAACACCACCTTCAGCGGGGGAGAGGACAACGGCGACGCACGCTCCCACCTCTCCCACGACTCGGCCCCCTCGCACacgcccctgccccccagccacACCCCCTCTGAGGCGGGGCCCAGCCGGAACCCCAAGCGGCCGAGAGTCTCCGACGAGTCTGGCCCAGAGGCGGACCGCAccagccccacccctccactgCGCCGCCACAAGGAGGGGCCCGCCTCGGAGATCGAGCTGGTGTTCAGGCCACACCCTCTGCTGGTGAATTCGCAGGAGTACAGCCAGACCAGGTGAGGGCTCTGTTGCTGGGAGAAGACCAACATTGACCACAGTGGGATTGATGGTTCATGAACAGCTTTTGATTGacgcaaataaaaaaaatctttatgctttattaaaaGCAAAAATCTGATGATACAACAAGAATGGTCCCGGTATCAATAGAGGCTCCTTAAATATCCGACATTACATCAAAACAGTAGATACAATTCAATTTTAGAGACATTTCGGTAGAGACTAGGAAAAGCTGTAGCGTTAcagcattattgtgtgtgtttgtgtctcagaTATGTGAAGACCACAGCCAACGCCACCGTGGACCACCTGTCTAAGTACCTGGCCCTGCGCATCgcactggaggagaggcagactgACGGCCAGAGAGACAGTGCcggggcggagggaggagggggagaagagagaggaggaggtggaggagaaggggcagGCCTGAGGAACGTCAGTGAGAAGCAGTACACCATTTACATCACCACGTCTGGAGGACAGTTCTCGGTGAGTTGGCACGGCGACCGTGCACTTCTGACTGGAGCTCTGATCCTAAGATGTTCTTCCCTTCTTTTTTAAATTTTCCGCCCTGTTcacctcttccttcccctcagACTCTGAATGGCTCCCTGACCCTGGAGCTGGTCAATGAGAAGTACTGGAAGGTGAGGAAGCCTCTAGAACTCTACTATGCCCCCACCAAGGAccagccccagcagcagccccagcagacgcccccccagcagagagagggctgaggcCCATTTTATTCTCTTTAACCCAGGTCTGATCGTTTTACCTACTAGTAACCTCGCCTAGTCTCCTATAGGTTAGTCATTGATGGGGACTCATTTTCAGATATtcttgtgtgttcagtgtgtaatTAAATTGTCTCTGTATTAATTAGCTTTGATATGACAACATGACCATGTCTATTTATGAATTGTATATATTTCCTGATGTGACTGAAGCACTTTTGCAAAGTGCAAAGTAAACATGTGACTGGTTGATGCATTTGGATTTTCTACTCAGCAAGGCGTTATATTGAACGCCTTGCTaagtaaataatatatatatatattagtgtttccctaccattatattaggggggcacccccccccccccccccaaaaaaaaaactgtcaacgtaggggaaacactgatatATATTAAAACAAGCTCAACACCCGTTAAAGAATAATCAAGTTTGTCATCATTGACAAAAGTAAACCATAACTGGTAACTTTCTGGAACACTTCATCATAATCCAATCGGATTATGGACCAGCTGTTAAGTAGCTACTCAGTAACACCAATTACCTCCAAGATATAAAACCCAATTACATTTAGCTTTTTCCAGAGTCTGTATAGTCAGCTCTTATGCACCTTCTATGTTATCCTGACGTataaaaaatgcttttattaCCCGTTTTTGATACAATCTTTGTATTATGTAATTTAAAGAAAAACTATCCATTTCACTTTGAGCTACCATTCTTCAGTGTTGTGTATGAGCCCACTGATAGTTGCAGCACAATAAACAGAAGCTCTCAGACCAACCCTTTGTCATACTTGAAACTTATCATCCACCATACAGGAGTTGCAAACATTACAAGTTGGTAAGAGGATGTTGTTGCAACACCAATGAAGAAATAAAGATGAGCAGACTAGCAGTTGTGAACTGTGGCGTTTTTATTGACACAAAAGGGAGCAGGGAAACAGTTTACTTCTTCTTGGACACACCCACGGTGCGACCACGGCGACCGGTGGTCTTGGTGTGCTGACCGCGCACGCGCAgactggaagagaggagagaggaagtcagCCATGTACTTTTTTAAACAGAACGATCCCCAGCCAAACAACCGATTGACTGTCGAAGTCTGGATTTCATGTTCGATGATCATCCCAGTCATCAGAAGCTGTACAGAAGGGCTGGGCAGTATGGCCTAAAATGTACATCACCGTATCATTTTGAAGCACAGACGGTAACGGTATACATCATGATATTCGTTTTTCTTCAATTCTAGTCGGCTTGTTTACCCAACTCGGATGGGGTACGGCAGGTGTCAcgtgttgatttttttttacagtgcttTGCCATGGAAAAAGCACTAGCTAGTGGTCTAGCTTTCAACAGTACGTTTATGGGATCACAAGAAAACTTAGTTCAATATTTTTCATTGAGCTAGATAAATTGATTATGttggcctacaataaacatttcacaattctaacTAACCTGGCATCTTTGCTTGCATGGCTACACTCTTCCATGCTGAATTTGACATTCAAGTCTTTGAAGGCCAAACATCGAATGTTGTCATAAAACCGAAGGATAAAGCCCGAAAAACGATTGCGCAAGATTGCTTGCTACATTTGCGTAGATTGGAATATTTGTGTTAAAGCTCTGTATGGTAATTTTACCCCGTGCCTGGTGTGAATGGGTCTGGCAAATTTGATTTCTGAAAGGCTCTACCGCGGTTACACGGTATAGTCAAAACCCATATCGTAGGCCAAATTAATACCGGGTTATGTCTATACCGTTCATACCGCCCAACCCTATCGTACAGCACCATGTAGAGAGTGGGCCGTAACACAGGGTTACAGTAGAGCTAGACTCAGCTCCATGGGGAACAGACAGCATGTACGAGCGGAAATCTCACCCCCAGAAGTGCCTGAGCCCACGGTGGGCTCGGATCTTCTTCAGCCTCTCAAGATCTTCTCTCAGCTTGTTGTCCAGACCGTTAGCAAGgacctgcaacacaacaacagccGTGAGGACACGGGTCCTAACAGAACAATACTGCTGATCCAGACCTCCAGCCACCCGCTTGTGGGAATGACAAACCGAAATCACGGGTGTGTGCTGAAAACAAGTCTGGGTTTTTGTACAAAATAACACCTCTCAAGACCAAGGTCAAATAAGATGCGTGGCTGTCTCACGTACCTGGCTGTACTTGCCATCCTTGACGTCCTTCTGTCTGTTGAGGAACCAGTCAGGGATTTTGTACTGGCGAGGGTTCTGCATGATGGTCACGACTCTCTCCACCTGGCAACAGAGGCAGCGGAGTGAGGGACATGCCGACAGCGACCGCAGCAAGCAGCCAATAGGAAGAGCTGCAGCGATACAGATGGGGCTGGCGTCGAGCAGAGGCCATTACACAGCTCCCAGCTTCGCTTTGAGATTGGACTCGTGCTTACAGCATGAACACCAGCAGACATTTCGTCTCGTTTTACACAGAAGACCAATTTCTGCTATTTAAAATCAAGGCTGCTGTTTAGTTCACATGCCAAGCTGCTTAGCGTGTACAGTGGTCTCCTAAGTCTCCAACATGGCCACCATCACACCTGGCAGAAGAGCCATCGACGCAACTACATGTGGACCAGGAGCGCGACCCCCAGGTCACGACAACATGACCTGGGCGAGGGGACGCGGGTCATCTGGCTGGAACAACCTACGGCTGGATGTTCCCTCACCTCATCATCAGTCAGCTCCCCAGCCCTTTTGTTGAGGTCGATATCAGCCTTCCTCAGGACCACGTGAGCGTAGCGTCTGCCAACACCCTAAGAGGAGGAAACACAACTGTTACTCCCAGTCTGGGCCTGCTGGCCAACACTTGTTACCTCCTGAACATCAAATGGTGGCCAGGAAGATGAGATCTACATGTAGTATGGTAACAGTAACTCTTTACAAGTCAACAAGTTGTACTGTTGCGAGTCTTTACCTTAATGGCAGTGATGGCGAAGGCAATCTTCCTCCGACCATCGATGTTCGTGTTGAGAACACGAAGAATGTGCTGGAACTTCTCGGGGATGACCAAAGACTGGGGACAAAAGGACAAGAGGTAAGTGATGGGGTAACTTGGACAAGTATTTCATAGGTAGCTGGGGAACTTGCTGACTAAAGTTAAGTTGCCCATAGGCTAGCAACATTAATGCTTTGCGAAAATAAACGTCAAGAACCTACAGGCTGCACAGGCAAACACGTCCACTAACTAAGCACGGAACATCACTTTATAGATTATCTATTATCaatgtagctagctaacaatcTAACTAGCAACCTAGCTGGTGGCAGTAGCACAAAACAATGCATTCAACCGCTGCTTTAACAAATGCCACGAAACTAGACGTCGAGCACATAACACAAGGATCATGACAGCAGCACCCAGTTATATTATTCATGTTCCTTTCACATTTTATTACAAGTATACATGGCATGGTCGGCGCGGGCAAAGGACTTTGCCTAAGCATTGCCTAACTTTACATCAATATCCTCCCCCAATTGTAAGTACATTTAAACTCGGTTCACACAATTACAATACCAAGAAACTAATATTCGTTTTAAAAAATCCTAACTGTTGCTTGTAAGCACGATGAACGCAGATTTCTTAAATTGTTTCGGTACATAAATTTCTCCCTCACCATCTTGGAAGCAGGTTCCGAGCGAAGAGGAAGTGGAAGTCATCTCGCGATGGTTTATGTCATTTTCACGAAAGATCACATAGGAAGTGATTCCAACAGTTGAAACTGGTCCGACAGACAACACATAATACAAAAAGAACTGTCTCAGTGTATcgataaaaaaacaacaacaattatATACAGTATCCTTCAACCTTTTTCTTTACATTTTCGAAAACCATCACTTTTTAATGGGGACGATTTTAGTTTTGAACGTAACTCTGCGTTCTAGTTGTAACCTACTCCTTGCTTCGACTTCGTAAATATGGCAACACCTTGTATCAATAGTAAGGGGAAACTGtagtttattgtttatttgtgCAATTCTGTATATCTGTGGTTACTGTCTAACTGCTGTCTGTGGACACCCTTTGTTGAAATACCGCGTTAACGGTTAACCTAAGTGAATGCGAGCCTattttgcattaatttgagcTCAAATACTATTAGGGGCCTACTAGTTATATTAAtcactttttctaaaatacatttcagtttCTTTGCGTTTTTTTAGACATACTTTCACTTATAATAATAAGTGAAGTGGATCGGCAATGAGGCCGAAGAAGCCAGTCAGCGACGCCATGAAGAGACACTTGCACAACTCAGGTCTGCACAGCAGGGCTTTGAAGCATCGATGTCCAGGTTGTTGGACAAGCTACACCCATATTTGACTCTGACCTTAATTTTGAAACTCATATACATCTATAAATCACTCAGTCATGGACCTGAATATATTTCCGGCATGCTCTCAAGATATGCACCCAGTAGATACCTGAGGTcaggcccgtaacggaaacacatgagccccccccccccgcagaataagcctgagagctcccccccccccccctcccccccaacataTATGTAACGGATAATGTAACACAAATACCGACGGGACGAACAGGACCCCGATGCGACcaactgaactttttggaacattctgaagagccgtataataaatgcaagatatcaaaactcaagcttgtcttgtgagggaaatgtattcaataagaaaaaaaccGCTCAAAAAGAGCGTTGCTGTAACAAGATTTGTTACAACAACATAACAAATAGGCCGCCTACATATAGTTGATACTTTCTACAGGTTTGCAGGTGAGCCTACACATGTGcgcgtcttttagcaaatctgtgtgcaaagtctttcacactctttacatctaaactgcgcgcacgttcattttctatgctaaggatggccagacctgacagcccctcttgtgacatggagcatctgagatatgttttgatcagtttcagcttggaaaatgacctttcagcgcttgcgacagtcacgggtattgtcagaaataatttgatgatggtgtgaatcttgtagaaagcaatgactgtgagttttacacgatcataatatgtatataactgaaatacaaggacttattgtaactttgattgTTTTTTGTATATTTAAATAGTCAAACACAATCGCTGCAACCGCACgatactactgtcgcatacgttatcatgtttgctaataatgtcagttatgtaatatattttataattaagcacttttAATTCCATTTCAATGTGgtcagcttgataggaagtcaataaaggagcaaggcaaattttcctggctcttggaaaggaTGTTCGctgttaacgctaggaagcacaacagcagtacagctgtcaaagtataacgttagctacgtggtaGAGTAATGTTATctatagcaaacagtacaatacctgtctcttctggcagatgagtgcatccttcaccggctggtcgaaaaagacttgtaattttgggaagtttggaatttaattcagaaatgttctgttttgaatgccgcttttgggcaccgcttttaaatgtgcgtttATTTTTCCTACGCTACTACAGTTAGCTACAtatttgcagcgggctcgccggtctgtttgaccatctgacctacttcgtcatgtcacttacctagctaacaaagaaagcacaattaaatatacttttctttatttttatatcaactctggaaacacagacaagacaataagacatcccatgtaattcaaattggataaaaaataaacaaaaacgaGGGGCCTGTCACGCGatccctgcgaggcccccccCCACTTTGTACACTGTCAAGACAGTGTACAAAGCTTCTAAATAAATTTTATGCACTGGCTGTAGaattaaaatacaaaaacataaaGATGCTAAAGATGGAACTGGTTATCCAACAACTCAATTCAAgtcaatattttttttcccactaggggaaatttgtttgtagacaggtattaaaacacattcaatccatcataaatactacataaacagcatacctgacaccacacagagacaacaacacaatacagtACAAGGATTACTTCATCTTGAAAACCCAGAAATAAGTTCCGTCAATGAATACTTTATGCCATTCAAATTTATGCCATTCAAATTTAGCCTCCCaatagcaaaacaaacaaaagagtcCCCAAATCTTTTTGTTCTGTGGGTGGAAACTCTATACCTTCTTCCTGAAGGCAAGAGCTCAAACTCCCCCTTCAGGGGATGGTCAGTACAAGCCAATATGGCCTGGGTCTTCCTTACGACCTGCCGAACATAAGCTCAGAGAGCTGAACTTGGTTTACCCCAATGACTTTACTGGCCACTCTGTCAAGCCGATCAAGCCTGTTCTTATTAGCCAGATTCAGATTCCCAAACCATACCACAACACGAAATGTCAGCACCGACTCAATAAAAGTTCTATGAAACAGCGGAAAACTAGAGAAAGATGCTAATTTAACAGCCACAATCAAGACAAGCACACATGATATTTGGGTTTTTGTAATTGTATGCCTTCTCCCCCAACAGGCAGTTTAAAATATAGCCTCCAAATTGTGACTTGTATAATCTACAAAGGCAGGTCTCAACATGTCAATAACCTGGCAGTGTATGAAGTTAGAAATCACCAACTACTACAATAGTTAAATGAAAGAGGGGGAAGTTTCAAAACCATAAAAAGGTAACCAAAGCCTAAAGAATTGGAATGTAATGCTATCCAAAATGATACATatttgtcagggtgtgaggaggggtaggacccaaatgcaagggagtacacagccatactgaaaacaaagggtttatttccgaaaaaagcCAGGGacacagatagggtactcacatggacaggtatggtaatgacaagacaaagactggacacaaaacagaaacctaaatacacagaaccaaacgacacacgtggacacaatgacgctaacgagaacgagacacaggtgaagacaatgacagggaaacactaggacagggcaaaaccaaaaacaggggggcacggctgtggccgtgacaggaCCCCCCTCTCAAGGGACGTCACCCGACGTCCCataaggcagggcagggggttggAGCAGGTCCGGAGGtcggcccggaggcagggcagagggccgaCGCAGGTCCGGGGGCCGGCCCGGAGGCTGGGCAAAGGGTCGGGGCATGTCCGGAGGtcggcccggaggcagggcagagggccggggcaggtccgggggtcggcccggaggcagggcagagggccgaCGCAGGTTCGGGGGCCGACCCGGAGGCTGGGCAGAgggtcggggcaggtccgggggtcgacccggaggcagggcagaaggCCGGCGGCCCGGAGGCCGGAGCAGGTCCAGGGAACCACCCGGGGGCAGGACGGGCACAGGGGACGGGCACAGGGGACaggaggcgcctgggagcgcggacgagggtgcgcctgggagcgcggacgagggggcgcggacgagggggcgcctgggagcgcggacgagggggcgtctgggagcgcggacgagggggcgcggacgagggggcgcctgggagcgcggacgagggggcgcctgggagcgcggacgagggggcgcctgggagcgcggacgagggggcgcctgggagcgcggacgagggggcgcctgggagcgcatgggagcgcgggcacggtggcaggctgcggccaggagtcctcgggcggaggaggctgcggccaggagtcctcgggcggaggaggaggtggccagcagtcctcgggcggaggaggaggtggccagACGTCCTCtggcggaggaggcggtggccggggcacagggcaggaacgaggctggggtacaaggcaagaacgaggctggggtacaaggcaggaccgaggctggggcacagggcaggaccgaggctggggcacagggcaggaccgaggctggggcacagggcaggaacgaggctggggtacagggcaagaacgaggctggggcacagggcaggaccgaggctggggcacagggcaggaccgaggctggggcacagggcaggaacgaggctggggcacagggcaggaccgaggctggggcacagggcaagaacgaggctggggtacagggcaggaccgaggccggGTACCGGCGGCAGGCGGCCGAGACTCCCCGGCAGGAACAGCCTCGTGGTCTGGGTGCTGGGCGGCGCAACCTTGTTCGTCCGGGCGCAGGGCGGCACAACCTCAGAATGAGGCAGGGGCACAAGGCAGGATCGaggcaggggcccagggcaggaccgaggctggagtaCAGGGCAGGAACGGGGCTGGGTACCGGCGGCAGGCGGCCGAGACTCCCCGGCAGGAACAGCCTCGGTGCTCTGGGTGCTGGGCGGCACAACCTTGTTCGTCCGGGCGCAGGGCGGCACAACctcaggatgaggcaggggcacagggcaggatcgaggcaggggcccagggcaggaccgaAGCTGGGGCTGGAACCGGGGTAGGAACCAGGACTTGGGGTGGGCCCTCCGCTGCAGGCTTCGGGGTCCACCAGCAGCAAGTCGGGTCCCTAGGAAAGGGTTCGGGGAACTCTCTGCTGGGTCCATTTGTGGTCTTGTcattctgtcagggtgtgaggaggggtaggacccgaATGCAAGGGAGTACACAGCCATACTGAAAACAAAAGGGTTTATTCCTGAAAAAAGCCAGGGACacggatagggtactcacatagacaggtaaggtaatgacaagacaaagactggacacaaaacagaaacctaaatacacagaaccaaacgacacacgtggacacaatgatgctaacgagaacgagacacaggtgaagacaatgacagggaaacactaggacagggcaaaaccaaaaacaggggggcacggctgtggccgtgacaataTTACATACATGTCTCTTATAACCCTGCCTGTTTCATTGCCTTCAAAAATGAAGTAATTTGAAGGAATTGCTCTATGGAACAAACAGATAATAACTGAGAACAAATGAGAACAAGTCAGACTAGCTTACATAAACCTGGTTTACTGTAAACCTATTGTACATACGCAGGAGTGTTCTACCTGGTTCCTATTGGACCATATGTAGGTGGGCTCACATTCTGTTTTCCTACTGGTCCATATATAGAGATTGATAAGGTGGCCTGAATGAGAGAGGTAAGGTGAGACACTGGTAAAGGAGGAAGTAGAAATATTTTGCGCAAGATCCAATTTCTGACTACACTAATCTGTAAGGCTGATTCTAAAACTGAAAAACTGACTTTAAAGTAAGTAATTCTACAATATTATTTCACAGTATCAATTTGCACATACAGTTACAAAGAAGGTGATGTTCCAGAGTTTTCTAAGAAAAGGTGAAGTTGCCTTTTTTTTCTCAGTCTTATGGACACATTTATTCAACTAATATGATCTAAAAAGACCAAGATAACTTTTATTGTTTAACTTAATTAAACAGTGTTGTTGGTCAGTTAGCAACTGatattaaatgtgtgtgtttactgaaagAAGTTGAAACTATTTTGTTTTGATAGATCCAATAGTGATAAAGTTTAAAAAAGGTATCTGCAATAACATTGAGCATGCAGTACTGAAGTATATCTGTCAAAATCTCTCAGTCTGATATTTTCTTACTTTTTATTTATCTAAGAAACAAACTGATTTAGTCCTTACAGTGAATAAATAATGTCTTTGTTCTGATTAATTAGAGAGTGGGTGATTCATATTCAATATATTCTAAAATATATGCCCGCATCTCCAAAATATTgtttggttacatttacatttattcatttagcagacgcttttatccaaagcgacttccaagagagagctttacaaagtgcataggtcacctataataacaacaagatagccacaaaaacattgcgagtagccaaaacatgaagcacacattgtgaacaaccaaagtaagtgccaaagggaagaaccataagagcatgtagttaaacaagttacaactagagagggtacaatttctggggaaattgtagggtgtgcttgcttgcgtcggttgcacaggggtccgtttttgaatgaaatttttacaactgatttctgtatattttatatgaaaatgcatacttattatttataaagattaaatagatttaaaggcatttttttttgctgctcatttacaactgaaaatacgagtgaagtgtagaatgaaatagatgtcttctcatttcccctgcaagaggcagcctcatcgttgaatcaaaacgaataaatttggcagaccggtgtaaaaatggacctaatctctatgacttaaacgtcattttaagttttccccttctcgtgatattttcaggcatgtagcctactcattgcattcattcattaataaagaaccccctttgaagattattctacgacgttacccgacagtagaagatggaatcgcgattcagacagtcccatc
Above is a window of Osmerus mordax isolate fOsmMor3 chromosome 18, fOsmMor3.pri, whole genome shotgun sequence DNA encoding:
- the LOC136962215 gene encoding E3 ubiquitin-protein ligase RING2-A-like, which codes for MAAPVNIQNPSKSWELSLYELHRSPQEAIMDGTEIAVSPRSLHSELMCPICLDMLKNTMTTKECLHRFCSDCIVTALRSGNKECPTCRKKLVSRRSLRRDSNFDALISKIYPSRDEYEAHQDRVLERLSRLHNKQALSSSIEEGLRMQAIHRAQRVRKPAQESDNTTFSGGEDNGDARSHLSHDSAPSHTPLPPSHTPSEAGPSRNPKRPRVSDESGPEADRTSPTPPLRRHKEGPASEIELVFRPHPLLVNSQEYSQTRYVKTTANATVDHLSKYLALRIALEERQTDGQRDSAGAEGGGGEERGGGGGEGAGLRNVSEKQYTIYITTSGGQFSTLNGSLTLELVNEKYWKVRKPLELYYAPTKDQPQQQPQQTPPQQREG
- the rps18 gene encoding small ribosomal subunit protein uS13; this translates as MSLVIPEKFQHILRVLNTNIDGRRKIAFAITAIKGVGRRYAHVVLRKADIDLNKRAGELTDDEVERVVTIMQNPRQYKIPDWFLNRQKDVKDGKYSQVLANGLDNKLREDLERLKKIRAHRGLRHFWGLRVRGQHTKTTGRRGRTVGVSKKK